gattatggttttaggggttatggtttacagtttatggtttaaggtttagggtttagggtttaggggttacggtttatggtttaaggttatagattaagggttggggtttaaggtttaggagttaggggttaggggttgagggttaagagttaggggtttaggatttaggatttagggtttagattaattagttttttaatttatatattaaataatttattatataactgtaaaagagataatattaaattgatatattaaaattatgattatagtttaaattatttataaataatttatatattaaataatttaatatattaaaataatgattataGTGCTCTTGGTACATGactaattgtttttaatttatataatcgtaaaagagatagtattatggtttatggtttattgtttaaaggttgagatttaaattttagggttagggtttagggttttagattatgttttatgatttatggtttagggatagggtttagggtttagattaattagtatttttaattcatatattaaataattaattatataattgtgaaagagataatattaattttaatatattaaaattacgatgatagtttaaattatttaagagataatcgataaactttatatatattaaatggtttaggatttaaggtttacttgagatttgttaaatgataaaattttatacaatcaataattaatgcatttatatttaaaaatatttaatctaaaccatttgatatatttaaatattagattttaaaaaattgataaataaataaaaaaagtaacatAGTGATGTggataggtaactatctattttggataggaccaaattataacaaataaaatgaaatacaagtactaaaatcattccacatcgaatatctagcaaaataatagtaattatattttagttagaaaaaatatctctaataaaatggagattagattggaaaagaataatttaaaatcatgattaacgtctcaatctttaatagaaatttgatatgtgagagattaattgcttacattgaataattctaacttaataattaattacagtcattttatcatttgttttcttattagaatataaaatgtttattttaagagtacttggtttttttattttataaaaatcaatttataaaaatagtaataaatttttttttataaaattacttaactaataatttttaggagacaaaataaaatttttttagcaGAGCAAAATAGtgtcattttgtttaaaatgaaataattttttgcggtgttcttttaaaaaaacgccgcaaagaaTAATTTTACTCCAAAAAAACGggtcattttatttaaaataaaattattttttgtggcgtttttataaaaggTAATTAAAATCCCGCTCAGTTTTTTGGTTACCCGCTCGTTACTCTTTTTTCTCATCTCCCAAATAAAAGTTTCTACttaattctttttcccttttaatctcaaaatttgcCCCCAAATTTCCCATTTTCAGCAACACCAAGTAAATACACCTACACCAATCacacttctttttccttttcatttcactGCACTGAATTCACTCACCATAGCTACTCATTTTCTCTCGATTTGTTAgggtttcttttaattttagggtttcaagggaAACATACagtttccttttaattttactgGTGATTTCTATGGAGACGGAAACCCTTGATGACAAGAAACCGGAGGAAGAGGAGGTGAAAGAGAGACTGAAACTTCCCATTGAATAAGAAATcaatagaaggaaaaagaaatcagATCTTTctgaataagaagaagaaaaatcagTACTTTCTTTCCATTGAAGAACAAGAAGTGAAAGAGGATATCAAGGGAAAATGTCAAGAGAAAAACTAAGAAGAGCCGCACTTCCTCCTGTTCAAAAggtgttcttttttatttctattgctttcagtatttttttttgagattattttcagtgaaagaaaaatttttggaaataacCCATCATTTTTTTTCGTGGAAAactggaaaaaaaaatagaaacaaattgataattttgtatgttttaCATTTATGTACTTGTTCCCTAAGCTTTTGTTTGGTTGGTAAGAAAATAGAAGTGTAGGAGGTTGGAAGGATGGAAAGTTTCATTCAAAAGGAGGAGCTTTTaaacctttttgttattttaatctTGGGTTTGTAGTATTTGCATGTGGAAAGTTCTGTTCTTTGAAAAAACaagctcttttttttctttaattcaaGAGAAAACCAATTAAGAGTGTAGCTTTAGATTTTAGTATGATTTTACTCTATTTTTATGTTGAGGAATGGTTTCTAATTAGACCAATAAATACTGCAGTTTTATATCGAagtatgagtttatttttttggtgaagAATGATTTCTAATTGCTTTGGTTTTTGCTTTTGATATGAAATGCAGAATATTGATAAATTAGAAAAAGCTATAAATGAGGGTAATTTCTATGGAGCTCAGCAGATGTACAAATCAATAAGTGCACGGTATGACACTATGACTGCTTGCCAtcaccaattttattttattatttttaagagttAAAAATTTCTAGAACTGTTATTGTTCTATGTTTCTCGGGAGTATGTCTGGTTGGAATGCCATGCCCATTGTATATGTCAAACAGAGGGACTTCACAAATGAAGTAAAAGAAAAGAGCCTGAGCAACAAAGGATTTAACTGTACTTAGTCTTGGATGGGGCTTAATGGGGTAAATCCCCTTATGGTTGGATAAAAGGCTTGTAAGATTGAGTAGGTTAGCATCACGTGATTTATTGTGTATGAAAAATTGGTCTGCAAATTATTAGTTTTGATATACTGGTGTAAGTGTTCAATTATTAGTTTTGGCATTGACTGCAGCAAGTGTGACTCAACTGATCTGTTAATgtgcttttgttctttttaattctTAGACTTCATATTTGTACATTTAAAATCATCTGTAGATCCATCTGCTTTAAGAGATAAAGTTATATTTGCAAATTGGCAGAGAAACCGAAGGAAACCTGAAGAACTTAATGGGGGAAAAAAGGTGAACAGTAGGAAGGTATGCTGATGAATTATGTAACTTCACACAACACTTAATATTGATTTCTTAGTTCGTTTTCCCCCTAAGTAGTGTAAGACAAACTTTTGGGTAATCTTCCAAGATGATGTTTATGATGAATTTAGGATTAAGAAATTATGATTTTGGGGTTTTAAGTTATAGTATGATGTGGATTACAGTTATTATTGCTGAAATCATGAGATTGATCTGTAGTCTTCTGAAATAactggaaaataaaataattttgtaaatgtttcaAGCATATGTGTCGACAAGTTTTACCTAGGAAAAGTTTCAATATTTTATCCATAAGTGAACATGGGACTAGGTGTCAAAGTTCAAACATGattttatcttgaaattttacaCTCTAATGGATTAGTTTTGTGGAGAGATTGATTACGTTTGGGCTAGAGTTTATGATATACTTTGTGCATGTTGTCATACCAACTGCTTAGTTGACTGCATGTGAACAGCTTTCGTAGTTTTTTTTTCACAGTCAACAACTGTAAGATCTTTCATTCGTGCTTCATTAAAAAGCAATGTtataataaaagagaaaagatcAGCTGTTCTCaggttaataatttatattatgtgtattaCTTTTGGTTCTTCGATTGTCAGTTCTCTATAGACTGTAGAggaaatgtaatttattttcttggttACAGGTTGCTCTTTACCTCTGCTATGtcataatgttttataaattggaTATAAGTGACTATTTAATCTTTGCATTTCAAGGAGGAACTTATCTGTTATTTAAACTGGAATATGTTATTCAATTTGCCAAAATTTACAGTCAATTGCCGACTtgtttttaaagataattataaAACTATGTAATTCCTATCATGCGACTCATTTTGCTTGCTTTTACCTGGCACCTTAGGCTTCTTCACGAAATTTAATGTCAATATGCATTACCAGAACTTGCTAAAAAACCCGTGTTTCTGGTTTTCATGAATCATGAATTGAAAGATGCTAGTTTTCTTAGCAGTTGAAGATTATTTTCTTCTATCGATATGTATGTCTTTATGATAATGAtgtttgttaaatatttcataCATCCTAATGCAATTTGAGCAAGAtcaaaaggaaacaaaagatATTCTGTTGAGGTGCTTCGGTACTCATCGTGTTctaatttcttgttttttgtttataaattttccCCTCAAACATACCTTATTGAGgcacttaaaatttttttttcttgtgaaaAGTAAGCAGATGTTATATGTAATTTTCCCGGTCCCATCACTGCTATTAGCTTCAACATTTATGTTAATGCAGGAAAAGTATGAAAAGGCCATTGCTGCGCTTGATGAAATGGAGAAAAGAGCGGTAATGGCAGAATCAATGGAGGAGGGTACCTTACATTACTATTCTGGACAAAATAAAGCTCAGCCGTCTCTTTCTCCACGGTGTGTAGTTGACttcccattttcaaatttttgtgcTTGGAtgaaaaacattttataatggaTGATAAAACCAAACCAGACCAGCTGGTTCAACTAATTCTACAGAGAACCTGGTAGTTTGACAGTCATATAGGTAAGCTTATTTGCATACCATTACAAGCCTAGTTGTAAGGTACTTTGTTCCATTTTTTTGTACTTAATTGCCACTTGAATTTATATTCTATAAGACATGATACCCCATTTGTTAACAACTTAATATCAAATTGCAGATATGCTATTGCTTTCCTAAATTACAGATATTGCGTTGCTATCGCTGGGACTGATTACTGTGTTATAATAGCTGATACTTGAATGTCTACCGGTCACAATATCCTCACCGGTGACTACTCCAAAATCTCCAAAACTGTATGTTCTTTACCCATCCTTCGCTTTTACAATGCAAAACTTAATAGAGAAACTTGATTGTAATGGTGTTTTGGCACTAAAGGGCTTTTCTTTTTTGCACTTTTATGTCGTAATTAGTAGGAAGGTTGGGTTTTAGTCTCCAAAACTGGTAAGCTACTTTGAATCAAAGGAATAGAAAGCTTTAgagagaaattaagaaattttgtgAACTTTGCTACTAAGTGTCTTTGAATCAAAGTGAAATTAGCTGACAGTATAAGAAAATAGGTATTCTAATAGTGTTTTTTAAATTTCCCTTATTCTAATAGTGTTTTGGTGGATAGTCATGCACTGAATTTGTACctgaaagtaaaatattaaaagtatgcCGGTGATGGAATTAGCTTTTATAAATCACTTCTGGACTGTTGTGTAATCACATgttttgatgattgatgttaatatatatatatatggttttgcTCTATGAAAATCCTTTTGTTTTCACATGTTGCCATGCTAAACTAGTAGCACTCTTATCTTAATTTTGCAGTCATTACTCAAAGGTAGGTTCTTGCATGAAAGACCTGTTGAAGAGGAGAGGCCACCTTCAGTGGCAGTGAgtgaattaaatcaattaagtcaCTACTCAGAAGTAAAATATCCATTAGCCTGTTACTTTATTAGAATGTGTTAGATTTCCTCAACAATGTCTAATTTGAGTTTATAGAATCAATAAACTCATGTAGTAAACAGTGGATGTAGTAAACCCATTTCAGTATAATTTCAAAGGGTttttgaatttctattttagtctataaattttcaagtttattattGTACATTTTGAAGTtgtgcattttatttttttgcaattaATTAGTTGGACTACTTGAACttgtaattttctatttaattattaacatatttttcaatattttgactaaaaaattaatttatttatatgattaaatatagtCTTTTTTgactaaaagtatatatttaatactaattaatttttttatattaataatgtttgattttaatatttaatatttttaaatgttttttaaaagttagtggcgtttttccaTAAACGCCGCCAAAGAACggtacttttagcggcgtttgtaatcaaagcgccgctaaaggtcttgatctatagcggcgtttgtgaaaaaagcgccgctaaaggtcttgatctatagcggcgtttgtaaaaaagcgccgctaaagatcctGAGCTATAGCGGGGTTTgtgtaaaagcgccgctaaagttcatgatctatagcggcgtttgtaggaaAAAACGCCACAAACGTTTGCGGCGTTGACAATGGCggcgttttttgcggcgctttcaaaAACGctgcaaatacttttagcggcgctaaaggcttaaaaaagcgccgctaaaaacctgttttggtgtagtgtttggattaaaatgatgctttgatgacttgttttgatgatatgaaatgtttgaaatttctgtctatttgatttataaactctggtaatgctccgtaactcaGTTTCGGCGAGggatacgggttgggggtgttacaaaccTGATTTCCAAGGGAGTTATCAtggatttcttttattttagtggttatattgtatttttggtatttattcttgcaattatgaactaattctctttatacctaggggagatgaactttagtttctttgttttcaaCTATGAATGCTTAATTATTCATGGTCGATAATTCTAGAGTGTTAATCCATTTTGATGTGCACAAGTTCGAGGTTGAATAGACTCTTCTTGTGATTAGatcttgtataattgaatggagttgcatgcaatcctaaaaataggaCAACATATATCTATTGGATTAGAGTAAAATCTAATAAGAGGATCCATAGAGTGaattaatgcaataataggagttttaattagaaagaaatttcaattactcaacctagagttagttaCTCTTAtactcgaaagagatattaacataaattAAGGATTCCTATGTATCAAAGaactaagaaaagaaattgcATAAGTTAGATTGAGAATtatagatgaaatctaggtggattcttacCTAGGTATTGTTTTTGTCACTTGGTTGATATTTGActgattttgtgttttattctttggtgcattcattagttaatttaattttaattaagatctTAAATTATTAGGATAATTACTAGTAATTGTAGTCCTCGAGGAACAATATCTGTACTCACCATCACTATACTATTTAATTGATAGATGCACTTaccttaatcaatttattaaggAGAAACCAAAGATAAAATTAGAGACGAATTTAACGTTTAGgtgatgaaaatttttaaaaatatatcctAAACTTGGGAAA
The sequence above is a segment of the Gossypium raimondii isolate GPD5lz chromosome 4, ASM2569854v1, whole genome shotgun sequence genome. Coding sequences within it:
- the LOC105779561 gene encoding uncharacterized protein LOC105779561, with the protein product MSREKLRRAALPPVQKRNRRKPEELNGGKKVNSRKEKYEKAIAALDEMEKRAVMAESMEEGTLHYYSGQNKAQPSLSPRYAIAFLNYRYCVAIAGTDYCVIIADT